A window from Pseudomonas sp. MRSN 12121 encodes these proteins:
- a CDS encoding LysR family transcriptional regulator, which produces MFDWNDLRFFLELQRSGRLLTAAQRLKTTHTTVARHIEAIEKSLGTALFVQHAQGYELTPAGEALLKHAEAMENVALLAQEEITQSTAPLGKIRVGVTEGLGIMFLASRLRGLFERYPGLEVELVAVPRFVSILNREAEISIHLERPNADMLVTRKLTDYRLALYASQDYLDRAPPLRSREDLGRHAWIDYVDDLLFSQELKFLSSFCRNPRVVFHSTSVLAQQQAARSGLGVAVLPCYMAAGDPLLVPLLPGESIQRAYWISTRRDLHKSVRLRVVWDYLVQLCAAEQALLLAEPT; this is translated from the coding sequence ATGTTCGACTGGAACGACCTGCGGTTCTTTCTCGAATTGCAACGCAGTGGCCGCCTGCTGACCGCGGCCCAGCGGTTGAAGACCACCCACACCACGGTGGCCCGGCATATCGAGGCGATCGAGAAAAGCCTGGGCACCGCGCTGTTCGTCCAGCACGCCCAGGGCTATGAGTTGACGCCGGCCGGGGAAGCCTTGCTCAAGCATGCCGAGGCCATGGAGAACGTGGCACTGCTGGCCCAGGAGGAAATCACCCAGTCCACCGCGCCCCTGGGCAAGATCCGCGTCGGCGTGACCGAAGGCCTGGGCATCATGTTTCTTGCCAGCCGCTTGCGCGGGCTGTTCGAGCGTTACCCGGGGCTGGAGGTGGAGCTGGTGGCGGTGCCGCGGTTTGTCAGCATCCTCAACCGCGAGGCGGAGATCAGCATCCACCTGGAGCGGCCCAACGCCGACATGCTGGTGACCCGCAAACTCACCGATTACCGCCTGGCCCTCTACGCCAGCCAGGACTACCTGGACCGCGCGCCGCCGCTGCGCAGTCGCGAGGACCTGGGGCGGCATGCCTGGATCGATTACGTCGACGACCTGCTGTTCAGCCAGGAGCTGAAGTTTCTCAGCAGCTTCTGCCGCAACCCCCGCGTAGTGTTCCACAGCACCAGCGTGCTGGCCCAGCAGCAAGCCGCGCGCTCCGGCCTGGGGGTCGCCGTGCTGCCGTGCTACATGGCCGCCGGCGACCCGCTGCTGGTGCCGCTGCTGCCCGGCGAGAGCATCCAGCGCGCCTACTGGATCAGCACCCGCCGCGACCTGCACAAGTCGGTACGCCTGCGGGTGGTATGGGATTACCTGGTGCAGCTGTGCGCCGCGGAGCAGGCCCTGCTGCTCGCCGAACCGACCTGA
- a CDS encoding MFS transporter produces the protein MSEHAQALDATAVAPTSKESQKVIFASSLGTVFEWYDFFLYGALAAVISKQFFAGVNDTTAFIFALMAFAAGFVVRPFGALVFGRLGDMIGRKYTFLATIVLMGLATFAVGLLPTYSSIGIAAPIILVALRMLQGLALGGEYGGAATYVAEHAPQGKRGFHTSWIQSTATLGLLLSLLVVLACRYFTGDQFEVWGWRLPFLLSIVLLGISTWIRLSLHESPAFLKMKEEGKASKAPIRESFGKWENLKVVLIALFSINAGQAVTFYAAQFYVLFFLTQFLKMDPALANSLLIVSVVIGAPFFIFFGWLSDRIGRKPVLMLGLLLATALYFPIFKALAHYANPAIDQASRQAPISVLADPATCTFQFDPVGKARFDSPCDKVKTFLVKQGLPYTSVAAPAGSPVEVSVGDVKISGFDEAALRGAVTLAGYPQAADTQNVNKTMVVALIVALILIAAMCYGPLAALMVELFPTRIRYTSMSLPYHIGNGWFGGFLPTVSFALVVYTGDIFYGLWYPVAITGISLLVGLLCLRETRDVDIDHN, from the coding sequence ATGTCGGAACATGCTCAAGCGCTGGACGCCACGGCCGTGGCGCCCACCAGCAAGGAAAGCCAGAAAGTCATCTTCGCCTCGTCCCTGGGGACGGTGTTCGAGTGGTATGACTTCTTCCTCTACGGCGCGCTCGCGGCGGTGATCAGCAAGCAGTTCTTCGCCGGGGTCAACGACACCACGGCCTTCATCTTCGCCCTGATGGCCTTTGCCGCCGGGTTCGTGGTGCGGCCCTTCGGCGCCCTGGTGTTCGGCCGCCTGGGAGACATGATCGGGCGCAAGTACACCTTCCTCGCCACCATCGTCCTCATGGGCCTGGCGACCTTTGCCGTCGGCCTGCTGCCGACCTATTCGAGCATCGGTATCGCCGCGCCGATCATCCTGGTCGCCCTGCGCATGCTCCAGGGGCTGGCCCTGGGCGGCGAGTACGGCGGCGCCGCGACTTACGTCGCCGAGCACGCGCCCCAGGGCAAGCGTGGCTTCCACACCAGCTGGATCCAGTCCACCGCCACTCTCGGCCTGCTGCTGTCGCTGCTGGTGGTGCTGGCCTGCCGTTACTTCACCGGCGATCAGTTCGAGGTCTGGGGCTGGCGCCTGCCGTTCCTGCTGTCGATCGTGCTGCTGGGCATTTCCACCTGGATCCGCCTGAGCCTGCACGAGTCGCCGGCCTTCCTGAAGATGAAAGAAGAAGGCAAGGCGAGCAAGGCACCGATCCGCGAGTCCTTCGGCAAATGGGAAAACCTCAAGGTGGTGCTGATCGCCCTGTTCAGCATCAACGCCGGGCAGGCGGTGACCTTCTACGCCGCGCAGTTCTACGTGCTGTTCTTCCTGACCCAGTTCCTCAAGATGGACCCGGCCCTGGCCAACAGCCTGCTGATCGTCAGCGTGGTGATCGGCGCGCCGTTCTTCATCTTCTTCGGCTGGCTGTCGGACCGGATCGGCCGCAAGCCGGTGCTGATGCTCGGCCTGCTGCTGGCCACCGCGCTGTACTTCCCGATCTTCAAGGCCCTGGCCCACTACGCCAACCCGGCCATCGACCAGGCCAGCCGCCAGGCACCGATCAGCGTGCTGGCCGACCCCGCCACCTGCACCTTCCAGTTCGACCCGGTGGGCAAGGCGCGCTTCGACAGCCCGTGCGACAAGGTCAAGACCTTCCTGGTCAAGCAGGGCCTGCCCTACACCAGCGTCGCCGCGCCGGCCGGCAGCCCGGTGGAAGTCAGCGTCGGCGATGTGAAGATCAGCGGCTTCGACGAAGCGGCCCTGCGCGGCGCGGTGACCCTGGCCGGCTACCCGCAGGCGGCCGATACCCAGAACGTCAATAAAACCATGGTGGTGGCGCTGATCGTCGCCCTGATCCTGATCGCCGCCATGTGCTACGGCCCGCTGGCGGCGCTGATGGTCGAGCTGTTCCCGACCCGCATCCGCTACACCTCCATGTCCCTGCCCTATCACATCGGCAACGGCTGGTTCGGCGGCTTCCTGCCCACGGTGTCGTTCGCCCTGGTGGTCTACACCGGCGATATCTTCTACGGCCTGTGGTACCCGGTGGCGATCACCGGCATCAGCCTGCTCGTGGGCCTGCTGTGCCTGCGCGAAACCCGCGACGTGGACATCGACCACAACTAG
- a CDS encoding DUF3857 domain-containing protein produces MSRSVLYRPLICAGLGLLSWQACAAYQPQSEAALAADAEMECRFNADHSSDCTTTQRYTILTPAGREMLSRIDFSYAETDGFELLKAESTAPGGKPVALAPGQIDTRTAPNPEQGFLREKQTSLAFPNLRVGTRLSYTVQQHYAAKPLLGQFHSVLQFGPKPVRQDSFKITYRAPRPIIWRSEQMDAYRFSATADRKTLTIEQKAPVFLNYINEPSIGFIQRVPRVELGSSTEVQDYFGPLAQRYQQILAAPLPPTSAKVVAGLRDLPPAQQVAGLMQHINDHYRYLGDWRATERGYVPFELAQIEQRGYGDCKDLAVLLAALLKASGIKAETAWVSRENVVAPLLIPGTHAPNHAIVRAEVDGQVWWLDPTNPVFDPGRSMPDIQERWAFVSDAQGQVRQDYIPLEAPDTSLVLDKQEHFDSDGQARVNARIELSHMELMQLTVADRQSGIASNDQSLCERFTRQLRDCQIDREPTTFVTPKTYRVKASLTDLKPLENISGNYFYKTAALEGDWDFLVNYRRNGQLADLYIGDTYTLRYTFTLSGAQLDKDVKTCNLRSPWFDMDLSSERVKGEYRYHYRLSQKRRWLSHEDIISAPFDAMVRQAKECSEQTRQLVRLKGTAKKA; encoded by the coding sequence ATGTCCCGTTCTGTGCTTTACCGTCCCCTGATCTGCGCCGGTCTCGGACTGCTCTCCTGGCAGGCTTGCGCTGCCTATCAACCGCAATCGGAAGCCGCCCTGGCCGCCGATGCCGAAATGGAATGCCGGTTCAACGCCGACCACAGCAGCGACTGCACCACCACCCAGCGCTACACCATCCTCACCCCGGCCGGCCGCGAAATGCTCTCGCGCATCGACTTCAGCTACGCCGAGACCGATGGCTTCGAACTGCTCAAGGCCGAATCCACCGCACCGGGCGGCAAACCCGTGGCCCTGGCGCCGGGGCAGATCGACACGCGCACCGCGCCCAACCCGGAACAGGGTTTCCTGCGCGAGAAGCAGACCTCCCTGGCCTTCCCCAATCTGCGGGTCGGCACCCGGCTCAGCTACACCGTGCAGCAGCACTACGCGGCCAAGCCGCTGCTGGGGCAGTTCCATTCGGTGCTGCAGTTCGGGCCCAAGCCGGTACGCCAGGACAGCTTCAAGATCACCTATCGCGCCCCTCGCCCGATCATCTGGCGCAGCGAGCAGATGGACGCCTATCGCTTCAGCGCCACCGCCGACCGCAAGACCCTGACCATCGAGCAGAAAGCCCCGGTCTTCCTCAACTACATCAACGAGCCCTCGATCGGCTTCATCCAGCGCGTGCCGCGGGTCGAGCTGGGCAGCAGCACCGAGGTGCAGGACTACTTCGGGCCCCTGGCCCAGCGCTACCAGCAGATCCTCGCCGCGCCGTTGCCGCCCACCAGCGCCAAGGTGGTGGCCGGCCTGCGCGACCTGCCGCCGGCACAGCAAGTGGCCGGGCTGATGCAGCACATCAACGACCACTACCGTTACCTGGGCGACTGGCGCGCCACCGAGCGCGGCTACGTGCCCTTCGAGCTGGCGCAGATCGAACAGCGCGGCTACGGCGACTGCAAGGACCTGGCGGTGCTCCTGGCCGCCCTGCTCAAGGCCAGCGGAATCAAGGCCGAGACGGCCTGGGTCAGCCGCGAAAACGTGGTCGCACCGCTGTTGATCCCCGGCACCCACGCGCCGAACCACGCCATCGTGCGGGCCGAAGTCGACGGCCAGGTGTGGTGGCTGGACCCGACCAACCCGGTGTTCGACCCGGGCCGCAGCATGCCCGATATCCAGGAGCGCTGGGCCTTTGTCAGCGACGCCCAGGGCCAGGTGCGCCAGGACTACATTCCCCTGGAAGCGCCGGACACCAGCCTGGTGCTGGACAAGCAGGAGCACTTCGACAGCGACGGCCAGGCGCGGGTCAACGCGCGCATCGAACTCAGCCACATGGAGCTGATGCAACTGACCGTCGCCGACCGTCAGAGCGGTATCGCCAGCAACGACCAGAGCCTGTGCGAGCGCTTCACCCGGCAGTTGCGCGACTGCCAGATCGACCGCGAGCCGACCACCTTCGTCACCCCGAAAACCTATCGGGTCAAGGCCTCGCTGACCGACCTCAAGCCCCTGGAAAACATCTCCGGCAACTACTTCTACAAGACCGCGGCCCTGGAGGGCGACTGGGACTTCCTGGTCAACTACCGGCGCAACGGCCAGCTGGCGGACCTCTACATCGGCGACACCTACACCCTGCGCTACACCTTCACCCTCTCCGGCGCCCAGCTGGACAAGGATGTGAAGACCTGCAACCTGCGTTCGCCCTGGTTCGACATGGACCTGAGCAGCGAGCGGGTCAAGGGCGAGTACCGCTACCACTACCGCCTGAGCCAGAAAAGACGCTGGCTGAGCCACGAGGACATCATCAGCGCGCCGTTCGACGCCATGGTCCGCCAGGCCAAGGAATGTTCCGAGCAGACGCGGCAGTTGGTGCGGCTCAAGGGCACCGCGAAAAAAGCGTGA
- a CDS encoding monovalent cation:proton antiporter-2 (CPA2) family protein — protein sequence MPHEGNLLQAAVVFLFAAVLTVPLAKRLQLGAVLGYLLAGVIIGPAVLGLVGNPQSISHVSELGVVLLLFIIGLELSPRRLWVMRKSVFGVGLAQVLLTGVVIGCVALFLFGQPLNSAIVLGLGLALSSTAFGLQSLAERKELTSPHGRLAFAILLFQDIAAIPLIAMVPVLAGVDHNTSSAEDLRHGLQVLGSIAVVVIGGRYLLRPVFRVVARTGLPEVSTATALLVVIGTAWLMDMVGVSMALGAFLAGLLLADSEYRHELEAQIEPFKGLLLGLFFISVGMGANIGLLFSAPLAVLGLTLLLIGLKLPLLFVVGRLAGGLGRLSAVRLGVVLAAGGEFAFVVFKIGRDQGLFEPRLYDLLVLTITLSMALTPLLLLAGARLLQPKAKPVEMPDEYREITTDAPRVVIAGVGRMGQIVARILRAQKIPFVALDTSVDTIELTRSFGGLPVFYGDPMRAEILKAAKVGEAEFFIIATDDPDTNIKTAAVVRKLYPHIKIIARARNRQHVHKLVDLGADAVRETYYSSLEMTRKALIGLGLSHAQADSRIKRFTAHDEQMLEAQHAIYDDHAKILQSAQEARAELARLFAEDEQDEQTEGVLPPPR from the coding sequence ATGCCCCATGAAGGCAACCTGTTGCAAGCCGCTGTCGTGTTTCTGTTCGCGGCGGTGCTGACCGTCCCCCTGGCCAAGCGCCTGCAACTGGGCGCCGTGCTCGGCTATCTGCTGGCCGGGGTGATCATCGGCCCGGCGGTGCTGGGGCTGGTGGGCAACCCGCAGAGCATCAGCCATGTCTCGGAGCTGGGCGTGGTGCTGCTGCTGTTCATCATCGGCCTGGAACTGTCGCCGCGGCGCTTGTGGGTGATGCGCAAATCGGTGTTCGGCGTCGGCCTGGCCCAGGTGCTGCTGACCGGCGTGGTGATCGGTTGCGTGGCCCTGTTCCTGTTCGGCCAGCCGCTGAACAGCGCCATCGTGCTGGGCCTGGGCCTGGCGTTGTCGTCCACCGCCTTCGGCCTGCAAAGCCTGGCCGAGCGCAAGGAACTGACCAGCCCCCACGGCCGCCTGGCCTTCGCCATCCTGCTGTTCCAGGACATCGCGGCGATCCCGCTGATCGCCATGGTGCCGGTACTGGCCGGGGTCGACCACAACACCAGCAGCGCCGAGGACCTGCGCCATGGCTTGCAGGTGCTGGGCAGCATCGCCGTGGTGGTGATCGGCGGGCGTTATCTGCTGCGTCCGGTGTTCCGCGTGGTGGCGCGCACCGGCCTGCCGGAAGTGTCTACCGCCACCGCGTTGCTGGTGGTGATCGGCACCGCGTGGCTGATGGACATGGTGGGCGTGTCCATGGCCCTCGGCGCCTTCCTCGCCGGCCTGCTGCTGGCGGACTCGGAATACCGCCACGAGCTGGAAGCGCAGATCGAACCCTTCAAGGGCCTGCTGCTCGGGCTGTTTTTCATCAGCGTCGGCATGGGTGCCAATATCGGCCTGCTGTTCAGCGCGCCGCTCGCGGTGCTCGGCCTGACCCTGCTGCTGATCGGCCTCAAGCTGCCACTGCTGTTCGTGGTCGGGCGCCTGGCCGGTGGCCTGGGCCGCTTGAGCGCGGTGCGCCTGGGCGTGGTGCTGGCGGCCGGCGGCGAATTCGCCTTCGTGGTGTTCAAGATCGGCCGCGACCAGGGCCTGTTCGAGCCGCGCCTGTACGACCTGCTGGTGCTGACCATCACCCTGTCCATGGCGCTCACGCCGCTACTGCTCCTGGCCGGCGCGCGCCTGCTGCAACCCAAGGCCAAGCCGGTGGAAATGCCCGACGAATACCGCGAGATCACTACCGATGCGCCGCGGGTGGTGATCGCCGGGGTGGGCCGGATGGGCCAGATCGTCGCGCGGATCCTGCGGGCGCAGAAAATCCCCTTCGTCGCCCTCGACACTTCGGTCGACACCATCGAGCTGACCCGCAGCTTCGGCGGCCTGCCAGTGTTCTACGGCGACCCGATGCGCGCGGAAATCCTCAAGGCGGCCAAGGTCGGCGAGGCGGAGTTCTTCATCATCGCCACCGACGACCCGGACACCAACATCAAGACCGCCGCGGTGGTGCGCAAGCTGTACCCGCACATCAAGATCATCGCCCGCGCCCGTAACCGCCAGCACGTGCACAAGCTGGTGGACCTGGGCGCCGACGCGGTGCGGGAAACCTATTACTCCAGCCTGGAAATGACGCGCAAGGCGCTGATCGGCCTGGGCCTGAGCCACGCCCAGGCCGACTCGCGGATCAAGCGCTTCACCGCCCACGACGAACAGATGCTCGAAGCCCAGCACGCGATCTACGACGACCACGCCAAGATCCTGCAGTCGGCCCAGGAAGCCCGCGCCGAGCTGGCGCGGCTGTTCGCGGAAGACGAACAGGACGAGCAGACCGAAGGCGTACTGCCGCCGCCACGCTGA
- a CDS encoding DNA alkylation repair protein has protein sequence MTTASAPALKEIFNHERLEHIAREMLAVDPAFDHRGFLDHATRDLAGLSVMQRLARVSESLHAVLPTGYEDNLARLYALAPRLNSRFVCMFLPHYVASYGRHDFPRSMAALKHFTTFGSSEFAIRPFLASDLPRTLAVLREWAGDANEHVRRLASEGSRPRLPWSFRLEAIQADPDLAAPILEQLKADPSLYVRKSVANHLNDIAKDHPDWLLERLEGWSLEHPHTAWIARHALRSLIKQGNRRALAIIGAGHAPQVRLHGLRVEPAAIRLGERINLSFALESTAEASQRLVVDYAIDYIKASGATRAKVFKLKTLTLPAGAREHLGRAQHIRELTTRRHYPGRHVLHILVNGERLGSTAFDIHD, from the coding sequence ATGACCACCGCCAGCGCCCCTGCCCTCAAGGAAATCTTCAACCACGAACGCCTGGAGCACATCGCCCGGGAAATGCTCGCCGTGGACCCGGCGTTCGATCACCGCGGCTTTCTCGACCACGCGACCCGCGACCTCGCCGGGCTGTCGGTGATGCAGCGCCTGGCGCGAGTCAGCGAAAGCCTGCACGCCGTACTGCCGACCGGCTACGAGGACAACCTCGCGCGGCTGTACGCCCTCGCCCCGCGCCTGAACAGCCGTTTCGTCTGCATGTTCCTGCCGCACTACGTGGCCAGCTACGGCCGCCACGATTTCCCGCGCTCGATGGCCGCGCTCAAACACTTCACCACCTTCGGTTCTTCGGAATTCGCCATCCGCCCGTTCCTCGCCAGCGACCTGCCGCGCACCCTGGCGGTACTGCGCGAATGGGCCGGGGACGCCAACGAACATGTGCGCCGCCTGGCCAGCGAAGGCAGCCGCCCGCGCCTGCCCTGGTCGTTCCGCCTGGAAGCGATCCAGGCCGACCCGGACCTCGCCGCGCCGATCCTCGAACAGCTCAAGGCCGACCCGAGCCTGTATGTGCGCAAATCGGTGGCCAACCACCTCAACGATATCGCCAAGGACCATCCCGACTGGCTGCTGGAGCGGCTCGAAGGCTGGTCCCTGGAACACCCGCACACCGCCTGGATCGCCCGCCATGCGCTGCGCAGCCTGATCAAGCAGGGCAACCGCCGGGCGCTGGCGATCATCGGCGCCGGGCATGCGCCGCAAGTGCGGCTGCACGGCCTGCGGGTCGAGCCGGCGGCGATCCGCCTGGGGGAACGGATCAACCTGTCCTTCGCCCTGGAGTCCACCGCCGAGGCCAGCCAGCGCCTGGTGGTGGATTACGCCATCGACTACATCAAGGCTTCGGGCGCCACCCGCGCCAAGGTGTTCAAGCTCAAGACCCTCACCCTGCCCGCCGGCGCCCGGGAACACCTGGGTCGCGCCCAGCACATCCGCGAGCTGACCACCCGCCGCCACTACCCGGGCCGCCATGTGCTGCATATCCTGGTCAACGGCGAGCGCCTGGGCAGCACCGCGTTCGATATCCATGACTGA
- a CDS encoding GMC family oxidoreductase: MLPAFDPYDYIVVGAGPAGCLLANRLSANPSQRVLLLEAGGRDNYPWIHIPVGYLFCIGNPRTDWCFKTEAEPGLQGRSLSYPRGKVLGGCSSINGMIYMRGQAGDYQRWAADGNPGWGWQDVLPLFKKSENHFAGDSPFHGAAGEWRVERQRLSWPILDAFRNAAEQSGIAQVDDFNGGDNEGCGYFQVNQKAGVRWNAAKAFLKPIRQRPNLTVLTGVEVDRVLLENGRASAVSARHQGQAQTFKARREIILSAGSIGSPSILQRSGIGPASLLQRLGIGVRHELPGVGGNLQDHLQLRLIYQLENARTLNQIAGSLWGKMGMGLRYLYDRSGPLSMAPSQLGAFARSGPEQTSANLEYHVQPLSLERFGEPLHAFPAFTASVCDLRPQSRGRVEIRSADPQAAPLIQPNYLSHPQDLRVAADAIRLTRRIVAAPALQAFKPTEYLPGAALQSEEQLHEAAARIGTTIFHPVGTCRMGQGRDAVVDAELRVHGIPGLRIADASIMPYITSGNTCSPTLMIAEKAAELILATTTRSPAAEKQTASPA; encoded by the coding sequence ATGCTCCCTGCCTTCGATCCATACGACTACATCGTGGTCGGCGCCGGCCCCGCCGGTTGTCTGCTGGCCAATCGACTCTCCGCCAACCCGAGCCAGCGCGTCCTGCTGCTGGAAGCCGGGGGCCGCGACAACTATCCCTGGATCCACATTCCCGTCGGCTACCTGTTCTGCATCGGCAACCCGCGCACCGACTGGTGCTTCAAGACCGAGGCCGAGCCCGGCCTGCAGGGCCGCAGCCTGAGCTACCCGCGAGGCAAGGTGCTGGGCGGCTGCTCGTCGATCAACGGCATGATCTACATGCGCGGCCAGGCCGGCGACTACCAGCGCTGGGCCGCCGACGGCAACCCCGGCTGGGGTTGGCAGGACGTGCTGCCGCTGTTCAAGAAGAGCGAAAACCACTTTGCCGGCGACTCCCCATTCCACGGCGCCGCCGGCGAGTGGCGAGTGGAGCGCCAGCGCCTGTCGTGGCCGATCCTCGACGCCTTCCGCAACGCCGCCGAACAGAGCGGCATCGCCCAGGTCGACGACTTCAACGGTGGCGACAACGAAGGCTGCGGCTACTTCCAGGTCAACCAGAAAGCCGGGGTGCGCTGGAACGCCGCCAAGGCGTTCCTCAAGCCGATCCGCCAGCGCCCCAACCTGACCGTGCTGACCGGGGTCGAGGTCGACCGCGTGCTCCTGGAAAACGGCCGCGCCAGTGCCGTCAGCGCCCGCCACCAGGGGCAGGCGCAGACCTTCAAGGCCCGCCGCGAAATCATCCTCAGCGCCGGTTCCATCGGTTCGCCGAGCATCCTGCAACGCTCGGGCATCGGCCCCGCCAGCCTGCTGCAACGCCTGGGGATCGGCGTCCGCCACGAGTTGCCCGGGGTCGGCGGCAACCTGCAGGACCACCTGCAACTGCGGCTGATCTACCAGCTGGAAAACGCCCGCACCCTGAACCAGATCGCCGGCAGCCTGTGGGGCAAGATGGGCATGGGCCTGCGCTACCTGTACGACCGCAGCGGCCCGCTGTCGATGGCGCCGAGCCAGTTGGGGGCATTCGCCCGCTCGGGGCCGGAACAGACCTCGGCCAACCTCGAATACCACGTCCAGCCGCTGTCGCTGGAACGCTTCGGCGAACCGCTGCATGCGTTCCCGGCCTTTACCGCGTCGGTCTGCGACCTGCGCCCGCAAAGCCGCGGCCGGGTGGAGATCCGCTCCGCCGACCCGCAGGCCGCGCCGCTGATCCAGCCCAACTACCTGAGCCACCCGCAGGACCTGCGGGTCGCCGCCGACGCCATCCGCCTGACCCGGCGCATCGTCGCCGCGCCCGCCCTGCAAGCCTTCAAGCCCACCGAGTACCTGCCGGGGGCCGCGCTGCAGAGCGAGGAACAATTGCACGAGGCCGCCGCGCGCATCGGCACCACCATCTTTCACCCGGTGGGCACCTGCCGCATGGGCCAGGGCCGGGACGCGGTGGTCGACGCCGAGCTGCGGGTGCATGGCATCCCCGGCCTGCGCATCGCCGACGCCTCGATCATGCCGTACATCACCTCCGGCAATACCTGCTCGCCGACCCTGATGATCGCCGAGAAGGCCGCCGAACTGATTCTTGCCACGACCACAAGGAGTCCCGCCGCCGAAAAACAGACCGCCTCCCCCGCCTGA
- a CDS encoding LysR family transcriptional regulator, which translates to MEYELQDIRSFVKIAELGSFHEAADALHLSQPALSRRMKKLEEGLGTALLDRTTRKVSLTSVGRDFLPKARRLLDDFDDSILNIRELAERQIGQVTLACIPTAAFYFLPSVIRLYNERYPKIRIRLLDLSANEGLEAVLRGEADFGINMMSGQHPDIEFVPLVNEPFVLACRRDHELAKKTSVTWSELSDYRLIGVGRLSGNRMLLDHALSGLSWRPQWFYEVQHLSTSLGMVEAGLGVSAMPSLAMPAADHPTLVSIPLSEPVVNRTLGLVYRRGASLSPAAEKFVSILLEQWPH; encoded by the coding sequence ATGGAATATGAGCTTCAGGACATAAGATCTTTCGTGAAAATCGCCGAACTGGGGAGTTTTCACGAAGCCGCCGATGCCCTGCACCTGTCCCAGCCGGCCCTGAGCCGCCGCATGAAGAAGCTGGAAGAGGGACTGGGCACCGCCCTGCTCGACCGCACCACGCGCAAGGTCAGCCTGACCAGCGTCGGCCGGGATTTTTTGCCCAAGGCGCGGCGCCTGCTGGATGACTTCGACGACTCGATCCTCAACATCCGCGAACTGGCGGAACGGCAGATCGGCCAGGTGACCCTGGCCTGCATTCCCACCGCCGCCTTCTACTTCCTGCCGTCGGTGATCCGTCTCTACAACGAGCGCTATCCGAAAATCCGCATCCGCCTGCTCGACCTCAGCGCCAACGAGGGGCTGGAAGCCGTGCTGCGTGGCGAAGCGGATTTCGGCATCAACATGATGAGCGGCCAGCACCCGGACATCGAGTTCGTGCCCCTGGTCAACGAACCCTTCGTACTGGCCTGCCGGCGCGACCACGAACTGGCGAAAAAGACCTCCGTCACCTGGTCGGAACTCAGCGATTACCGACTGATCGGCGTCGGCCGCCTGAGCGGCAACCGCATGCTGCTGGACCATGCCCTGTCGGGCCTGAGCTGGCGCCCCCAGTGGTTCTACGAGGTGCAGCACCTGTCGACTTCGCTGGGCATGGTCGAGGCCGGGCTTGGGGTGTCGGCCATGCCCAGCCTGGCCATGCCGGCTGCCGACCACCCGACCCTGGTGAGCATTCCGTTGAGCGAACCGGTGGTCAACCGCACCCTGGGCCTGGTCTACCGACGCGGCGCCTCGCTGTCGCCCGCCGCGGAAAAATTCGTGTCGATCCTGCTGGAACAATGGCCACACTGA